One part of the Bacteroidia bacterium genome encodes these proteins:
- a CDS encoding SDR family oxidoreductase has translation MKNYLIIGASSGIGKALAETLIAEGAQVFGTYHQTSPDNSRVHFISFNAQEDELPLDELPEVLDGIAYCPGSINLRPFARIKAEAFVSDYELQVVGAIKVLQTVLPLLKKSEQASVLLFSTVAVQSGFPFHSQVAASKGAIEGLTRSLAAELAPKIRVNAIAPSLTNTPLAAKLLSSDEKIQANAERHPLKKIGEAQDIAHMGAFLLSDKSSWVSGQILSVDGGMSSIKN, from the coding sequence ATGAAAAACTACCTCATCATTGGAGCCTCTTCTGGTATTGGGAAAGCCCTGGCGGAAACTTTAATTGCGGAGGGCGCTCAGGTCTTTGGGACTTATCATCAAACAAGTCCTGATAATAGCAGGGTTCACTTCATTTCCTTTAATGCACAGGAAGATGAATTGCCATTGGATGAATTGCCGGAGGTGCTGGATGGGATTGCTTATTGTCCCGGAAGTATCAACCTGAGGCCTTTTGCCCGAATAAAAGCAGAAGCATTTGTCTCTGATTACGAATTGCAGGTAGTGGGAGCAATCAAAGTATTGCAGACGGTTCTTCCTCTTCTAAAGAAAAGTGAGCAAGCCTCTGTGCTTCTATTCTCTACTGTAGCAGTACAAAGCGGTTTTCCTTTCCATAGTCAGGTTGCAGCTTCCAAAGGCGCCATAGAGGGTCTTACCCGCTCCCTGGCGGCTGAGTTGGCACCCAAGATACGTGTCAATGCTATAGCCCCTTCTTTAACCAATACCCCCTTAGCTGCCAAACTCCTTTCCTCAGATGAAAAAATCCAGGCCAATGCAGAACGCCATCCCTTGAAGAAGATCGGCGAGGCCCAGGATATTGCTCATATGGGAGCCTTCCTTCTTTCAGACAAATCTTCCTGGGTATCCGGACAGATTCTTTCCGTTGATGGAGGTATGTCAAGCATAAAAAACTAG
- a CDS encoding TIGR03643 family protein has product MELNERDRDRIIEMAWEDRTPFEAIKFQFGLTEKEVIRLMRRELKRSSFNLWRKRVSQGISQKHLKKRNPEIDRFRCSRQRSISRNKISKR; this is encoded by the coding sequence ATGGAGTTGAATGAAAGAGATCGAGACAGGATCATAGAAATGGCATGGGAAGATCGAACGCCTTTTGAAGCCATAAAGTTCCAATTTGGGTTGACGGAGAAAGAGGTCATCCGATTGATGCGAAGAGAATTGAAGAGGAGCAGCTTCAATCTTTGGAGAAAGCGAGTTTCACAAGGCATAAGTCAAAAACACCTGAAGAAACGAAATCCGGAAATTGATCGATTTCGCTGTTCCAGACAAAGGAGTATTAGCAGGAATAAGATTTCAAAACGCTAA
- a CDS encoding cyclase family protein, with the protein MNFRLSFILLIALSISFNSCQEVKEEKKLSLWEVYDQYLQQAKYVDLTNSFAPDIPVWPGFGNAEFKPTAAGKDIEGYVSKGDIFTLDKHGFIATSYVLPTDQYGTQLDPPAHWNPKGATISDLPPTYAVRPLVVLDIHEKVANNPGYHAGVADIESWEKKYGKIPVGSVVMVRSDWYKKWEQPDRYNQKPFPGVSLDALKFLHQERNILFHGHEALDTDTTANLEGEYWLLHNNFCQAEGVRALDKVPESGALLIIGFAKPEGGTGGFARYIAVCPPDWEHGSSVLEDVGAPLPTYAKDLQRDDRGVLVETP; encoded by the coding sequence ATGAATTTTCGTCTGTCCTTTATCCTTCTCATTGCCTTAAGCATATCTTTCAATTCCTGCCAGGAAGTCAAAGAAGAAAAGAAGCTCAGCCTATGGGAAGTCTATGACCAATACCTTCAACAAGCCAAATACGTAGACCTCACCAACTCCTTTGCTCCAGACATACCCGTTTGGCCAGGTTTTGGGAATGCGGAATTCAAGCCTACAGCAGCAGGAAAGGATATCGAAGGATACGTGAGCAAGGGAGATATCTTCACCTTGGACAAACATGGTTTCATTGCGACCTCCTATGTTCTCCCAACTGATCAATATGGAACCCAGCTAGATCCTCCCGCGCATTGGAATCCCAAAGGAGCTACTATCTCAGACCTCCCCCCGACCTATGCCGTTCGGCCTCTGGTGGTTTTAGATATTCATGAAAAAGTAGCCAACAATCCCGGCTATCATGCGGGAGTAGCTGATATAGAGAGCTGGGAAAAAAAGTATGGGAAAATCCCCGTTGGAAGTGTCGTTATGGTACGCAGTGACTGGTATAAAAAATGGGAGCAGCCCGATCGCTATAATCAAAAGCCCTTTCCCGGAGTAAGCTTAGATGCTTTGAAATTTTTGCATCAGGAACGGAACATCCTTTTCCACGGACACGAAGCCCTGGATACCGATACAACTGCAAATCTGGAAGGAGAATATTGGCTCCTACACAACAATTTTTGCCAGGCAGAAGGGGTACGGGCCCTGGATAAAGTACCCGAATCTGGCGCTTTATTAATTATCGGTTTTGCAAAACCCGAAGGCGGAACGGGAGGTTTTGCCAGGTATATAGCGGTCTGTCCCCCAGATTGGGAGCATGGCAGTTCTGTCCTGGAAGATGTTGGGGCTCCACTTCCGACATATGCAAAAGATTTACAAAGAGATGATCGCGGAGTATTAGTCGAAACTCCCTGA
- a CDS encoding DNA alkylation repair protein, whose protein sequence is MAYKQLKLWFDEELAAMLSDKILEINPAFNKASFIQSISQHIPELELKDRIEVFADEFERQLGKGYEANIRLLIQILGPENEKEVDMFKRFYWIMPIAKYVEKYGLNHFDISMQAISEITRRNTGEYCIRPYLEKYPAKTLAIMEKWAEADNFHLRRLASEGGRPKLPWASKLQQFIDDPEPLFPILNKLKDDPKKYVQKSVANCLNDILKDNYSLGKELISGWMPAESKERKWIIKHALRNLKKSKDPWALEVLTTLGS, encoded by the coding sequence ATGGCCTATAAACAACTCAAACTCTGGTTTGATGAAGAATTGGCAGCAATGCTCTCGGATAAGATTCTGGAGATTAATCCAGCTTTCAATAAAGCCTCATTCATCCAAAGCATCTCTCAGCATATTCCAGAACTTGAACTTAAAGACCGCATAGAAGTATTCGCAGACGAATTCGAAAGGCAATTGGGCAAAGGCTATGAAGCAAATATCCGACTGCTTATTCAAATTCTGGGTCCGGAGAATGAAAAGGAAGTAGATATGTTCAAGCGCTTCTACTGGATCATGCCCATAGCCAAATATGTGGAGAAATACGGCCTGAATCATTTTGATATTTCCATGCAGGCCATATCTGAAATTACCCGGCGGAATACAGGGGAGTATTGCATCCGGCCTTATCTGGAAAAGTATCCGGCAAAGACCCTGGCCATCATGGAGAAATGGGCAGAAGCAGACAACTTTCATTTGCGAAGACTGGCCAGTGAAGGAGGTAGACCTAAATTGCCCTGGGCATCCAAACTCCAGCAATTTATCGACGATCCAGAACCTCTTTTCCCCATTCTCAATAAACTCAAAGACGATCCTAAAAAATACGTTCAGAAATCCGTAGCCAATTGTCTCAATGATATTCTCAAAGACAATTATAGCCTCGGCAAAGAGCTGATATCAGGATGGATGCCTGCTGAGTCAAAAGAAAGAAAATGGATCATCAAGCATGCGCTCAGGAACCTGAAAAAATCAAAGGATCCCTGGGCATTGGAGGTGTTGACGACTTTGGGGAGCTAA
- a CDS encoding ATP-binding protein has translation MIYRTTALLSFLLIFPLFLLSQNQTLDSLKTELAATNSHEEKLELYISLARNFDKVKIDSSEKYIELAEAELQESDPDRKRYETYDVLSQVKYKLTKNQEMLEAAQKAQQIAYQIGDSLLIAETYRTMALSIPAVSRQQAKDFILKAIEMIEDSTEELKRFHARNYEYYAYLLQYENPRLAHSYRSKVLEQAMELNDSSLMASCYNGIALYYRNFKVDSALYFFRQAVKINEARNRRAVLADNYVNIANCYQVKDFKDSVIYYSENALKLGRETSNISPIRQSLRLFLAHYRGAGEYEKALDHAKEMLELDKEHPSGYRSMIWLDFASIYKEMGKTDTAILYLERARDQGLEDKYPPSVATAYAYLGEVEMELNNLDNAKNYFQEADKMYARMNIEAARVRSFQRLGEIDLRQGNFRSARGNFDQLLEISRKLDDISSQAVAYEGLAKCDSAAGNSAAAYRNLLNYSQLQDSFSRKNFNEEVAEMQTRFEAEKREAEIENLAQANQIQSLELDQTSIQRNFAMLLALFLAMIALGIVYFMFRLRSNKIKIEAQANELEVLNQTKDRLFGIIAHDLRGPVSGFQSLGKIFTYHIKNDNTDKLLALTEQLEKQGIQLKNLLDNLLQWSIQQLGNYRPQWERVYLRSLAKEVMDSYEESSRAKENELEISIADDLEAKVDRNGLAVVLNNLLGNAIKFTEQGKIKMSAEKRDKYLYLEVSDTGKGMSPEQLEEFRQKGSLKSEKGTSGEKGTGLGLNLIHQIIEQWGGKMQIESQLQKGTSVKIEFPIA, from the coding sequence ATGATCTATCGAACTACTGCCCTACTTAGCTTTCTGCTGATATTCCCCTTATTTCTATTATCGCAAAATCAGACTCTCGATAGTCTGAAAACGGAATTAGCGGCTACCAATTCTCATGAAGAAAAATTGGAACTCTATATCTCTCTGGCCCGAAATTTTGACAAGGTAAAGATTGATTCCTCGGAGAAATACATAGAGCTGGCTGAGGCAGAATTGCAAGAATCTGATCCTGATCGCAAAAGATATGAAACCTATGATGTCCTTTCGCAAGTCAAATATAAACTGACCAAAAATCAGGAAATGCTGGAGGCGGCCCAAAAAGCTCAGCAAATCGCTTATCAAATTGGAGACTCTCTGCTCATCGCTGAGACCTACCGCACCATGGCCCTCAGTATCCCGGCCGTATCTCGTCAGCAAGCCAAAGACTTTATCCTCAAGGCCATTGAGATGATTGAGGATAGTACGGAAGAGCTGAAACGCTTCCATGCGCGGAATTACGAATATTATGCTTACCTGCTACAATACGAAAACCCTCGCCTGGCCCATAGCTATCGCAGCAAAGTTCTGGAACAGGCGATGGAGCTGAATGATAGCAGCCTTATGGCTTCCTGTTATAATGGAATTGCCCTCTACTACAGGAATTTCAAGGTAGATTCTGCCCTTTATTTTTTCAGGCAAGCTGTAAAGATCAATGAAGCCAGAAATCGGCGCGCCGTTCTAGCCGATAATTATGTCAACATAGCCAATTGTTATCAGGTCAAGGATTTCAAAGACTCGGTTATTTATTATTCAGAGAATGCCTTGAAGCTGGGTCGAGAAACCAGTAATATCTCTCCCATCCGCCAAAGCCTTCGCCTCTTTCTTGCACATTATCGTGGGGCTGGGGAGTATGAGAAAGCGTTGGATCATGCGAAAGAAATGCTGGAATTAGATAAAGAACATCCCAGTGGATACCGTTCTATGATTTGGCTGGACTTCGCTTCGATTTATAAGGAAATGGGGAAAACAGATACGGCTATCCTCTATTTGGAACGTGCCCGAGATCAGGGATTAGAAGATAAGTATCCACCTAGTGTTGCGACAGCTTATGCTTATTTGGGCGAAGTGGAAATGGAACTCAATAACCTGGATAATGCCAAGAATTATTTTCAGGAGGCCGATAAGATGTATGCGCGCATGAATATTGAAGCAGCTCGGGTTCGAAGTTTTCAGCGTTTGGGGGAAATTGATTTGAGACAAGGGAACTTCCGTTCGGCAAGGGGCAATTTTGACCAGCTTCTGGAGATATCCCGTAAACTCGATGATATCTCTTCTCAGGCAGTTGCTTATGAGGGTTTGGCAAAATGTGATTCTGCTGCAGGAAATTCAGCTGCGGCTTACCGAAACCTACTTAACTACTCCCAGCTTCAGGATTCTTTTAGCCGAAAAAACTTCAATGAAGAGGTTGCGGAAATGCAGACACGCTTCGAAGCAGAGAAAAGAGAGGCGGAAATTGAGAACCTTGCCCAGGCTAATCAGATCCAAAGCCTGGAACTGGACCAGACGAGCATACAGCGCAACTTTGCCATGCTGCTGGCACTATTTCTGGCTATGATCGCTTTAGGTATTGTATACTTCATGTTCAGGCTGAGGAGCAATAAAATCAAAATAGAAGCTCAGGCGAATGAACTGGAAGTTTTAAATCAGACCAAGGATCGTTTATTTGGAATTATTGCGCATGACCTTCGAGGCCCGGTTAGTGGATTTCAAAGCCTGGGAAAGATTTTCACCTACCATATCAAAAACGACAATACAGATAAATTGCTGGCATTGACCGAGCAACTAGAAAAGCAGGGCATACAGCTTAAAAATCTTTTGGATAATCTATTACAATGGTCCATACAGCAATTGGGTAATTACCGGCCTCAATGGGAGAGGGTTTACCTGAGATCATTGGCTAAGGAAGTAATGGATTCCTATGAAGAGAGTAGTCGGGCAAAAGAAAATGAATTGGAAATTTCAATAGCCGATGACCTGGAAGCCAAAGTAGATAGGAATGGATTAGCTGTCGTGCTCAATAACCTTCTGGGAAATGCCATAAAGTTCACGGAGCAGGGCAAAATCAAAATGAGTGCTGAGAAAAGAGACAAGTATTTGTATTTGGAGGTAAGCGATACGGGAAAAGGAATGAGTCCCGAACAATTGGAAGAGTTTAGACAAAAAGGAAGCCTGAAAAGTGAAAAGGGTACTTCCGGGGAGAAAGGAACCGGTCTCGGCCTCAATCTAATCCATCAGATCATCGAGCAATGGGGAGGAAAGATGCAGATCGAAAGTCAGCTTCAAAAGGGTACTTCCGTAAAGATTGAATTTCCAATCGCCTGA